One genomic segment of Methylocystis sp. SC2 includes these proteins:
- a CDS encoding MmcB family DNA repair protein, whose product MTAILTDGATALESRADATKCVARGVRRYLRASGFSVVCEAPLPNGRRADLIALASDGVLRIVEVKSSYADFRADLKWPLYRGFCDRFYFAIPASLDPAIFPNDAGLIVADAHGALLTREAPVFPLAPARRRSMLLRFAAMAADRYCLLAFGDEQPN is encoded by the coding sequence ATGACCGCGATCCTCACAGATGGCGCGACCGCGCTCGAAAGCCGCGCCGACGCGACCAAATGCGTGGCCCGCGGCGTCCGCCGCTATCTGAGAGCCTCCGGCTTTTCCGTTGTTTGCGAAGCGCCCCTGCCGAACGGCCGACGCGCCGATCTCATCGCGCTCGCATCTGACGGGGTCCTGCGCATTGTCGAGGTCAAGTCGAGCTACGCCGATTTTCGCGCGGATCTTAAATGGCCGCTGTATCGCGGCTTTTGCGACCGGTTCTATTTCGCGATCCCCGCATCGCTCGATCCGGCGATTTTTCCGAACGACGCGGGCTTGATCGTCGCGGACGCGCATGGGGCGCTACTGACGCGCGAGGCGCCGGTTTTCCCCCTCGCGCCCGCGCGTCGGCGTTCGATGCTGTTACGTTTCGCGGCGATGGCGGCGGACCGTTACTGCCTGCTGGCCTTCGGCGACGAACAGCCGAATTGA
- a CDS encoding ActR/PrrA/RegA family redox response regulator transcription factor encodes MSTEELKADREGVSEPEQVPALPQDRSLLILDDDKPFLGRLTRAMEARGFLVTPCETVAEGLAALESNPPAFAIIDMRLDDGNGLDVISKLKTSRPDARGIILTGYGNIATAVTAVKLGAFDYLAKPADADEIYHALMATQVDKPDAQENPMSADRVRWEHIQRVFESCDRNVSETARRLNMHRRTLQRILAKRAPR; translated from the coding sequence ATGTCGACCGAAGAATTGAAGGCGGATCGGGAAGGCGTCTCGGAACCTGAGCAAGTTCCGGCGCTGCCGCAGGACCGTTCACTGCTGATCCTCGATGACGACAAGCCGTTTCTTGGCAGATTGACGCGTGCGATGGAGGCCCGCGGCTTTCTGGTGACGCCCTGCGAAACAGTCGCCGAAGGTCTTGCCGCGCTTGAGTCGAATCCGCCCGCTTTCGCCATCATCGACATGCGGCTTGACGACGGCAATGGCCTCGACGTCATCTCAAAGCTGAAGACGTCGCGTCCCGACGCGCGCGGAATCATCTTAACCGGCTACGGCAACATCGCGACTGCGGTGACCGCAGTTAAGCTCGGCGCCTTCGACTATCTAGCGAAGCCCGCCGACGCCGACGAAATCTATCACGCGCTGATGGCGACGCAGGTCGACAAGCCCGACGCTCAAGAAAATCCCATGTCCGCCGACCGCGTGCGGTGGGAGCATATCCAGAGGGTTTTCGAGTCATGCGACCGCAACGTCTCGGAGACGGCGCGGCGGCTCAACATGCACCGCCGGACCCTGCAACGCATTCTCGCCAAGCGTGCGCCCCGCTGA